One region of Streptomyces leeuwenhoekii genomic DNA includes:
- the asnB gene encoding asparagine synthase (glutamine-hydrolyzing) → MCGITGWVSFDRDLRSEAATLDAMTETMACRGPDDRGTWIEGPAALGHRRLAIIDLPGGRQPMTAATPHGTVAIVYSGEAYNFTELRRELTGRGHRFTTDSDTEVVLRGYLEWGDALAERLNGMYAFAVWDGRVDRLVMIRDRMGIKPFYYHPTADGVLFGSEPKAILANPLARRRVRLDGLRELFTMIKTPGHAVWDGMREVEPGTVVTVDRSGVRRRVYWELETRPHTDGRDATIARVRSLLDDIVRRQLVADVPRCTLLSGGLDSSAMTALAARQLAEHGEKVRSFAVDFAGQAENFVADELRGTPDTPFVHDVARAAGTDHQDIVLDAQALADPEVRAKVIRARDLPAGFGDLDTSLYLLFRAIREHSTVALSGESADEVFGGYLQFFDEEARSADTFPWLVRLGRHFGDDAGVLRPDLVKALELTEYVADGYRAAVAGIRRLDGESDFEYRMRRICHLHLTRFVRILLDRKDRASMAVGLEVRVPFCDHRLVEYVYNTPWALKSFDGREKSLLREATADLLPRSVYDRVKSPYPSTQDPRYAVALQDQARELLSRSGHPVFDLVDPERLRQAADRDTPLTTQAARRGLERALDLAQWIDLYTPEISLG, encoded by the coding sequence ATGTGCGGCATCACCGGCTGGGTCTCCTTCGACCGCGACCTGCGCTCCGAGGCCGCGACCTTGGACGCGATGACCGAGACGATGGCCTGCCGGGGCCCGGACGACCGCGGCACCTGGATCGAGGGCCCGGCGGCCCTCGGCCACCGCAGGCTCGCCATCATCGACCTGCCCGGCGGCCGTCAGCCGATGACGGCCGCCACCCCGCACGGCACCGTGGCGATCGTCTACTCCGGAGAGGCGTACAACTTCACCGAGCTGCGCCGTGAACTGACCGGCCGGGGCCACCGCTTCACCACCGACTCCGACACCGAGGTCGTCCTGCGCGGCTACCTGGAGTGGGGGGACGCGCTCGCCGAACGCCTGAACGGCATGTACGCCTTCGCGGTCTGGGACGGCCGGGTGGACAGGCTCGTCATGATCCGGGACCGCATGGGCATCAAGCCATTCTATTACCACCCGACCGCCGACGGCGTGCTGTTCGGTTCCGAACCCAAGGCGATCCTCGCCAACCCGCTGGCCCGGCGCCGGGTGCGGCTGGACGGCCTGCGTGAACTGTTCACCATGATCAAGACGCCCGGCCACGCCGTGTGGGACGGCATGCGCGAGGTCGAACCGGGCACCGTCGTCACCGTCGACCGCTCCGGTGTGCGCCGCAGGGTCTACTGGGAGCTGGAAACCCGGCCGCACACCGACGGCCGCGACGCCACGATCGCCCGGGTCCGCTCGCTCCTCGACGACATCGTGCGCCGCCAGCTCGTCGCCGACGTGCCCCGCTGCACGCTGCTCTCCGGCGGCCTGGACTCCTCCGCGATGACCGCCCTCGCGGCCCGGCAGCTCGCCGAGCACGGCGAGAAGGTCCGCAGCTTCGCCGTCGACTTCGCCGGCCAGGCGGAGAACTTCGTCGCCGACGAACTGCGCGGCACCCCCGACACGCCCTTCGTCCACGACGTGGCCCGCGCCGCCGGCACCGACCACCAGGACATCGTCCTGGACGCCCAGGCCCTCGCCGACCCCGAGGTGCGGGCGAAGGTGATCCGGGCCCGCGACCTGCCCGCCGGCTTCGGCGACCTGGACACCTCGCTCTACCTGCTCTTCCGGGCCATCCGCGAACACTCCACCGTCGCCCTGTCCGGCGAGTCCGCCGACGAGGTCTTCGGCGGATACCTCCAGTTCTTCGACGAGGAGGCCCGCAGCGCCGACACCTTCCCCTGGCTGGTGCGCCTGGGCCGCCACTTCGGCGACGACGCGGGCGTCCTGCGCCCCGACCTGGTCAAGGCCCTGGAGCTCACGGAGTACGTGGCCGACGGCTACCGCGCCGCCGTCGCGGGCATCCGGCGGCTGGACGGCGAGAGCGACTTCGAGTACCGGATGCGGCGGATCTGCCATCTCCACCTGACCCGCTTCGTGCGGATCCTGCTCGACCGCAAGGACCGCGCGAGCATGGCCGTGGGCCTGGAGGTCCGGGTGCCGTTCTGCGACCACCGGCTCGTCGAGTACGTCTACAACACGCCCTGGGCTCTGAAGTCCTTCGACGGCCGGGAGAAGAGCCTGCTGAGGGAGGCCACGGCGGACCTGCTGCCCCGGTCCGTCTACGACAGGGTCAAGAGCCCCTATCCGTCCACGCAGGACCCCCGGTACGCCGTCGCGCTCCAGGACCAGGCCAGGGAGCTGCTCTCCCGGTCCGGCCATCCGGTCTTCGATCTCGTCGACCCGGAGCGCCTCCGGCAGGCCGCCGACCGCGACACGCCCCTGACCACGCAGGCGGCCCGGCGCGGCCTGGAACGCGCCCTCGACCTGGCGCAGTGGATCGATCTCTACACACCGGAGATCTCGCTCGGCTGA
- a CDS encoding nucleoside deaminase: protein MAVKDTELPLLRRCVELAAEALEAGDEPFGSVLAAPDGTVLAEDHNRVASGDRTRHPEFELARWSAAHMTPEERAAATVYTSGEHCPMCAAAHAWVGLGRIVYIASSEQLSAWLTELGVPAPPVRTLPVREIAPGVTVEGPVPELAEEIHALHRRFHSGRD, encoded by the coding sequence ATGGCCGTGAAGGACACCGAACTGCCGCTCCTGCGCCGCTGCGTCGAACTGGCGGCCGAGGCGCTGGAGGCGGGGGACGAGCCGTTCGGTTCGGTCCTGGCCGCCCCGGACGGCACGGTGCTCGCCGAGGACCACAATCGGGTGGCGTCCGGTGACCGCACCCGCCACCCCGAGTTCGAGCTGGCCCGCTGGTCAGCCGCTCACATGACGCCCGAGGAGCGGGCGGCCGCGACCGTGTACACATCGGGCGAACACTGCCCGATGTGCGCCGCCGCGCACGCCTGGGTGGGTCTCGGGCGCATCGTGTACATCGCCTCCTCGGAGCAGCTCTCCGCCTGGCTCACGGAGCTGGGGGTGCCCGCTCCGCCGGTACGGACGCTGCCGGTCCGGGAGATCGCGCCGGGCGTCACCGTCGAGGGCCCGGTGCCCGAACTGGCCGAGGAGATCCACGCCTTGCACCGCCGCTTCCATTCCGGCCGGGACTGA
- a CDS encoding aldehyde dehydrogenase family protein: MRAGRPARAHHQRGTVNHPAPEQPAAVVARLRAAFRTGRTQPVEWRTAQLRRLREMLTDNGPELAAALHADLGKSAAEAHRTEIGFTVREIVHTLGHLTEWLRPQPAPVPEHLGADARAWTQYDPLGVVLVIAPWNYPAQLLLAPLVGALAAGNAVVAKPSELAPATSAALARLLPAYLDTDAVAVVEGGIPETTALLAERFDHIFYTGNGTVGRIVMRAAAEHLTPVTLELGGKSPAFVDRGTDLDVVADRLVRGKFLNAGQTCVAPDYVLTDPETAAALEPALARAVEAVYGPDPAASPAYSRIVNERHFDRLVGLLDSGRVVVGGGSDRTAKYIAPTVLADVDPEAPVMREEIFGPLLPIVTVAGPDEAIAFVNDRDKPLALYVFSESGETRARFAAETSSGALGYGLPLAHLTVSDLPFGGVGESGMGSYHGRYSIETFSHRKALLDKPLS; this comes from the coding sequence ATCCGCGCGGGCCGTCCCGCCCGCGCGCACCACCAGCGAGGCACCGTGAACCACCCCGCCCCCGAGCAGCCCGCCGCCGTCGTGGCCCGGCTGCGCGCCGCCTTCCGCACCGGTCGCACCCAGCCCGTCGAGTGGCGCACGGCGCAGTTGCGCCGCCTGCGCGAGATGCTCACCGACAACGGCCCGGAGCTGGCCGCCGCCCTCCACGCCGACCTGGGCAAGAGCGCCGCCGAGGCCCACCGGACGGAGATCGGCTTCACCGTCCGCGAGATCGTCCACACCCTCGGCCACCTCACCGAGTGGCTGCGCCCCCAGCCGGCCCCGGTGCCGGAGCACCTCGGCGCCGACGCGCGCGCCTGGACGCAGTACGACCCGCTCGGCGTCGTTCTCGTCATCGCGCCCTGGAACTACCCGGCCCAGCTCCTGCTCGCCCCGCTGGTCGGCGCGCTGGCCGCCGGCAACGCGGTCGTCGCCAAGCCGAGCGAGCTGGCACCCGCCACCTCCGCCGCACTCGCCCGGCTGCTGCCCGCCTACCTGGACACCGACGCCGTCGCCGTGGTCGAGGGCGGCATACCGGAGACCACCGCACTCCTCGCCGAACGCTTCGACCACATCTTCTACACCGGCAACGGCACCGTCGGCCGCATCGTCATGCGCGCCGCCGCCGAGCACCTCACCCCGGTCACCCTCGAACTCGGCGGCAAGTCCCCGGCGTTCGTCGACCGCGGCACCGACCTCGACGTGGTCGCCGACCGGCTGGTGCGCGGCAAGTTCCTCAACGCCGGACAGACCTGCGTCGCCCCCGACTACGTCCTGACCGACCCGGAGACCGCCGCCGCGCTCGAACCCGCGCTCGCCCGTGCCGTCGAGGCGGTCTACGGCCCCGATCCGGCGGCTTCGCCCGCCTACAGCCGCATCGTCAACGAGCGCCACTTCGACCGGCTCGTCGGGCTGCTGGACTCCGGCCGGGTGGTCGTGGGCGGCGGCAGCGACCGCACGGCGAAGTACATCGCCCCCACGGTGCTCGCCGACGTCGACCCCGAGGCGCCCGTGATGCGAGAGGAGATCTTCGGTCCGCTCCTGCCGATCGTCACGGTCGCCGGACCGGACGAGGCGATCGCCTTCGTCAACGACCGGGACAAGCCCCTGGCCCTGTACGTCTTCAGCGAGTCCGGCGAGACACGGGCGCGGTTCGCCGCCGAGACCTCCTCCGGCGCCCTCGGGTACGGGCTGCCGCTCGCCCATCTCACCGTCTCCGACCTGCCGTTCGGCGGCGTGGGCGAGAGCGGCATGGGCAGCTACCACGGCCGCTACTCGATCGAGACGTTCAGCCACCGCAAGGCGCTGCTGGACAAGCCGCTGAGCTGA
- a CDS encoding Gfo/Idh/MocA family protein → MAELLGVAVLGAGHMGADHVRRLDRTVSGARVAAVADPDAERAKEAVAGIDGVVVHTDPEAVLDAPGVEAVLIASPGPAHEEALLAAFARGLPVLCEKPMVPGSEGALRVVEAEARLGRRLAQIGFMRRYDAEYQRLKSLLDSGRLGRPLMLHCAHRNVSSPPDFTSAMLIESSVSHEIDAARWLLGQELTAVTVLRPRGSAGAPEGLADPQFVLFETERGTLVDVEVFVNCGFGYQVRCEAVCEAGSARIGDAHTMVVTAAGGACEEVAPDYLVRFADAYDREVRSWVDATRRGQVTGPGTWDGYAAAVVAEAGVRSLHSGARVALDLAPRPAPHTTAGPAR, encoded by the coding sequence ATGGCGGAACTGTTGGGTGTGGCCGTCCTGGGCGCGGGACACATGGGAGCCGACCACGTACGGCGACTCGACCGGACGGTGAGCGGTGCCAGGGTCGCCGCGGTCGCCGATCCCGATGCCGAGCGGGCGAAGGAAGCCGTGGCCGGCATCGACGGCGTGGTCGTGCACACGGACCCCGAGGCCGTGCTCGACGCTCCCGGCGTCGAGGCCGTGCTGATCGCCTCCCCCGGCCCCGCCCACGAGGAAGCCCTGCTCGCCGCCTTCGCGCGGGGGCTGCCGGTGCTGTGCGAGAAACCGATGGTGCCCGGCTCCGAGGGTGCGCTGCGCGTGGTGGAGGCGGAGGCGCGGCTGGGACGGCGGCTGGCGCAGATCGGGTTCATGCGGCGGTACGACGCCGAGTACCAGCGCCTGAAGTCCCTGCTCGACAGCGGGCGCCTGGGCCGTCCGCTGATGCTGCACTGCGCGCACCGCAACGTCTCCTCCCCGCCGGACTTCACCTCCGCCATGCTGATCGAGAGCTCGGTGTCGCACGAGATCGACGCGGCCCGCTGGCTGCTGGGGCAGGAGCTGACCGCGGTGACCGTCCTGCGGCCCCGGGGCTCCGCGGGCGCGCCCGAAGGGCTCGCGGACCCGCAGTTCGTGCTGTTCGAGACCGAGCGGGGCACGCTGGTCGACGTGGAGGTCTTCGTCAACTGCGGCTTCGGTTACCAGGTCCGGTGCGAGGCCGTCTGCGAGGCGGGCAGCGCCCGGATCGGGGACGCGCACACCATGGTGGTGACGGCGGCGGGCGGCGCCTGCGAGGAGGTCGCCCCGGACTACCTCGTACGGTTCGCCGACGCCTACGACCGCGAGGTGCGGTCCTGGGTCGACGCCACCCGCCGGGGCCAGGTCACCGGACCCGGCACCTGGGACGGGTACGCGGCCGCCGTGGTCGCCGAGGCCGGTGTGCGTTCCCTCCACAGCGGCGCCCGAGTCGCCCTCGACCTCGCTCCGCGCCCTGCCCCGCACACCACGGCCGGCCCCGCCCGGTAG
- a CDS encoding alpha/beta hydrolase codes for MLAKLSTRSSVRRCAVTGALGLALLGAGLPAVARDGTDPGLARFYAQKVRWTACESADAPKDLQCGKVTVPLDYARPGAGTLDLALARYRATGESEGSVLLNFGGPGSSGVSELASGGKDFLHLTNGYDVVAFDPRGVGRSSPVSCGEGSVEILEATDGDEEDGDTQEVLRRLRNAVAKCVRHSGPVLPHIGTVNASRDMDVIRQALGDDKLNYLGFSYGTRLGAVYAAQFPGKVGRMVLDGVDTLTEPLPQQGLVGAKGQQTALENFIQWCTNDIACPFGQDPRAAREQVVHLVDSLDDDPVPTAFGDRFTGQDLVGAIGQALYSREMWPLLQRALAQLVEDGDTSALEGFVSGGVAFPVRQEGPARGTDGGLVDDEDVPLDNLPAALMAINCADDPDRPTAAQVTRSLGRLRAAYEKASPIFGQYRLTQVLMCYGRPKGTDFIREKVKDVDTPKMLLVGTRGDPATPYRWTEETAERLGDAAVVLDNRGEGHTGYASSKCVHRKVDAFLLFGTLPPSGSSCGSEDDGVAATDE; via the coding sequence ATGCTGGCCAAGCTGTCGACCCGCTCCTCGGTACGGCGCTGCGCGGTCACCGGCGCACTGGGGCTGGCCCTGCTGGGCGCGGGCCTGCCCGCCGTCGCCCGGGACGGCACCGATCCGGGCCTGGCCCGGTTCTACGCCCAGAAGGTCCGGTGGACGGCGTGCGAGAGCGCGGACGCGCCGAAGGACCTGCAATGCGGGAAGGTCACCGTCCCCCTCGACTACGCCCGGCCGGGGGCGGGCACCCTCGACCTGGCCCTGGCCCGCTACCGGGCGACCGGTGAGTCCGAGGGATCGGTGCTGCTGAACTTCGGCGGCCCGGGCAGCTCCGGCGTCAGCGAACTCGCCTCCGGCGGCAAGGACTTCCTCCATCTGACCAACGGCTACGACGTGGTGGCCTTCGATCCCCGGGGCGTCGGCAGGTCGTCGCCGGTCTCCTGCGGCGAGGGCTCCGTCGAGATCCTGGAGGCGACGGACGGGGACGAGGAGGACGGCGACACGCAGGAGGTGCTGCGGCGCCTGCGGAACGCCGTCGCCAAGTGCGTGCGGCACTCGGGCCCCGTCCTGCCGCACATAGGCACGGTCAACGCCTCGCGGGACATGGACGTGATACGTCAGGCGCTCGGCGACGACAAGCTCAACTACCTGGGCTTCTCCTACGGGACCCGGCTCGGCGCGGTCTACGCGGCCCAGTTCCCCGGAAAGGTCGGGCGGATGGTGCTGGACGGCGTGGACACGCTGACGGAGCCGCTGCCTCAGCAGGGACTGGTCGGCGCGAAGGGGCAGCAGACGGCGCTGGAGAACTTCATCCAATGGTGCACGAACGACATCGCCTGCCCGTTCGGCCAGGACCCGCGGGCCGCGCGGGAGCAGGTCGTGCACCTGGTCGACTCGCTCGACGACGACCCGGTGCCCACGGCTTTCGGGGACCGGTTCACCGGGCAGGATCTGGTGGGCGCGATCGGGCAGGCCCTGTACAGCAGGGAGATGTGGCCCCTGCTGCAACGGGCTCTCGCGCAGTTGGTCGAGGACGGCGACACGAGCGCCCTGGAGGGCTTCGTCTCCGGCGGTGTGGCTTTCCCCGTCCGGCAGGAGGGCCCCGCCCGCGGCACCGACGGCGGCCTCGTCGACGACGAGGACGTCCCCCTCGACAACCTGCCCGCCGCGCTGATGGCGATCAACTGCGCGGACGACCCGGACCGGCCGACCGCCGCGCAGGTCACCCGCTCGCTCGGGCGGTTGCGGGCCGCGTACGAGAAGGCTTCACCGATCTTCGGGCAGTACCGGCTCACCCAGGTGCTGATGTGCTACGGCCGCCCCAAGGGCACCGACTTCATCCGCGAGAAGGTCAAGGACGTCGACACACCGAAGATGCTGCTCGTCGGTACGCGCGGCGATCCGGCGACGCCGTACCGCTGGACGGAGGAGACGGCCGAACGGCTCGGCGACGCGGCCGTGGTGCTCGACAACCGCGGCGAGGGGCACACCGGGTACGCGTCCTCCAAGTGCGTGCACCGCAAGGTCGACGCCTTCCTGCTGTTCGGCACCCTGCCGCCCAGCGGTAGCTCGTGCGGCTCCGAGGACGACGGCGTGGCAGCCACCGACGAATGA
- a CDS encoding IS481 family transposase produces MSHRNAPLTPTGRLRLARCVVDDGWPVRRAAERFQVSHTTAARWAGRYRQAGPEGMHDRSSRPHHQPRRSPATVEEHVVRLRHEHRIGPVRLAARCGIAPSTAHRILVRHNLPALAALDRATGEPVRRYERARPGELVHIDVKKLGRIPDGGGHKVLGRAAGRKNRTGTGLAYLHTALDDHSRLAYTEDLPDEKAATCAAFLTRATAWFAAHGITVERVLTDNAWAYTKNTWRDTCRNLGIQPRWTRPWRPQTNGKVERFHRTLLEEWAYIRPYTSDRERQAAFPDWLDWYNYHRPHTGIDGHTPASRVTNLPGQHT; encoded by the coding sequence GTGTCCCACCGTAATGCCCCGCTGACCCCGACCGGGCGGCTTCGCCTGGCCCGGTGCGTCGTCGACGACGGCTGGCCGGTGCGCCGGGCCGCGGAACGCTTCCAGGTCAGCCACACCACCGCAGCCCGCTGGGCCGGGCGCTACCGGCAGGCGGGCCCCGAAGGGATGCACGACCGTTCCAGCCGCCCGCACCACCAGCCCCGCCGGTCTCCGGCCACGGTCGAGGAACACGTCGTACGCCTGCGGCACGAGCACCGCATCGGCCCCGTCCGGCTGGCCGCCCGGTGCGGCATCGCGCCGTCGACGGCCCACCGCATCCTCGTCCGCCACAACCTGCCCGCCCTGGCCGCGCTGGACCGGGCCACCGGCGAGCCCGTCCGCCGCTACGAACGCGCCCGCCCGGGCGAACTCGTCCACATCGACGTCAAGAAACTCGGCCGCATCCCCGATGGCGGCGGCCACAAGGTCCTCGGCCGCGCAGCCGGCCGCAAGAACCGCACCGGCACCGGTCTCGCCTACCTCCACACCGCCCTGGACGATCACTCCCGGCTTGCCTACACCGAAGACCTGCCCGACGAGAAGGCGGCCACCTGCGCCGCCTTCCTCACCCGGGCCACCGCCTGGTTCGCCGCCCACGGCATCACCGTCGAGCGGGTCCTGACCGACAACGCCTGGGCCTACACGAAGAACACCTGGCGCGACACCTGCCGGAACCTGGGGATCCAACCGCGCTGGACCCGGCCGTGGCGACCGCAGACCAACGGCAAGGTCGAGCGCTTCCACCGCACCCTGCTCGAAGAGTGGGCCTACATACGGCCCTACACCTCAGACCGCGAACGACAGGCCGCATTTCCCGACTGGCTGGACTGGTACAACTACCACCGACCCCACACCGGCATCGACGGCCACACACCCGCCAGCCGCGTCACCAACCTGCCGGGACAGCACACCTAG
- a CDS encoding pyridoxamine 5'-phosphate oxidase family protein gives MKITAAPRGPERRKRDVLARLERERDIWVATAEGGLPCLVALWFVWDGECLWLSTRLTNPTGRNLSGGGRTRLAFGDTWDVVLVDGEAETFTSREVPDAVAGAFVAKTGWDPREDDTAYGWFRVRPRAVQAWRGTHELKGRHLMRDGAWIV, from the coding sequence ATGAAGATCACGGCTGCGCCGCGCGGCCCCGAGCGCCGCAAGCGGGACGTACTGGCCCGGCTGGAACGGGAGAGGGACATCTGGGTGGCCACGGCGGAGGGCGGACTGCCCTGCCTGGTCGCGCTGTGGTTCGTGTGGGACGGGGAGTGCCTGTGGCTGTCCACCCGGCTCACCAACCCCACCGGCCGGAATCTGAGCGGCGGCGGCCGGACCCGGCTGGCGTTCGGCGACACCTGGGATGTCGTCCTCGTCGACGGCGAGGCGGAGACGTTCACATCGCGGGAGGTGCCGGACGCGGTGGCCGGGGCCTTCGTCGCGAAGACCGGCTGGGACCCTCGCGAGGACGACACGGCGTACGGCTGGTTCCGGGTACGTCCGCGGGCGGTCCAGGCCTGGCGCGGCACGCACGAGCTGAAGGGTCGGCATCTCATGCGGGACGGGGCGTGGATCGTGTAG
- a CDS encoding SPW repeat protein: protein MANVSHPRGDITSHPDASEMRARYDRVLGGRDVALVDGPVFLLGLYCAASPWILHYTTSQPALVAHNLIMGIAIGLLALGFTRAPERMYGLSWAMCAIGVWMIISPWIVGNDPDAGVVWNNIVIGALAIILGAVCAATAAKSVPKR, encoded by the coding sequence ATGGCCAACGTCTCGCACCCCAGAGGTGACATCACCAGCCACCCCGACGCCTCGGAGATGCGGGCGCGCTACGACCGCGTGCTCGGCGGCCGGGATGTGGCGCTCGTGGACGGACCGGTCTTCCTGCTCGGTCTGTACTGTGCCGCGTCCCCGTGGATACTCCACTACACGACGAGCCAGCCGGCCCTCGTGGCGCACAACCTGATCATGGGCATCGCGATAGGTCTGCTGGCCCTCGGGTTCACCAGGGCGCCGGAGCGCATGTACGGCCTCAGCTGGGCCATGTGCGCGATAGGCGTGTGGATGATCATCTCGCCGTGGATCGTCGGCAACGATCCGGACGCCGGCGTCGTGTGGAACAACATCGTGATCGGCGCCCTCGCGATCATCCTCGGAGCCGTGTGCGCCGCCACAGCGGCGAAGAGCGTCCCCAAGCGCTAG
- a CDS encoding cryptochrome/photolyase family protein, with product MNVSVVLFTADLRLHDHPPLRAAGDGSRQVVPLFVRDTAVDRAGFAVPNRRAFLADCLRDLDTGLRERGGRLIVRSGDVVEQVCAVAAEADAGDIHMASDVSAYAQHREQRLRRALEAQGRRLHVHDTVTTVQPPGVVTPASADHFAVFTPYLRHWARQPLRGLLAAPRAVRVPDEIGSEPLPSRGSVTGVSPGLATGGEAEARRRLAAWLRRGIDDYADRQDDLAGDATSRLSPHLHFGTLSPVELVQRAREAGGPGGEAFTRQLAWRDFHRQVLAARPDASTADYRPRHDRWRSGPTAQRDLRAWQEGRTGYPLVDAAMRQLRQEGWMHNRGRLLTAVFLTKTLYVDWRAGARHFLDLLVDGDIANNQLNWQWAAGTGTDTRPNRVLNPVLQARRYDPAGAYVRRWVPELARLGPPAVFEPWRLRGTDRAAVDYPDPIVGLAEGLARFREARALD from the coding sequence ATGAACGTCTCGGTCGTCCTGTTCACCGCCGATCTGCGGCTGCACGACCATCCCCCGCTGCGTGCCGCGGGGGACGGCTCCCGCCAGGTGGTACCTCTCTTCGTGCGGGATACGGCGGTGGACCGCGCCGGTTTCGCCGTCCCCAACCGCAGGGCGTTCCTGGCCGACTGCCTGCGGGACCTGGACACGGGTCTGCGGGAGCGCGGCGGACGGCTCATCGTCCGGTCCGGTGATGTCGTGGAGCAGGTGTGCGCCGTGGCGGCCGAGGCGGACGCCGGTGACATCCACATGGCGTCGGACGTCAGCGCCTACGCCCAGCACCGGGAGCAGCGGCTGCGCCGCGCGCTGGAGGCACAGGGACGTCGGCTGCACGTCCACGACACGGTGACCACCGTCCAGCCGCCCGGCGTGGTGACGCCCGCCTCCGCGGATCACTTCGCGGTGTTCACGCCGTACCTCCGGCACTGGGCACGGCAGCCGCTGCGCGGCCTCCTCGCCGCGCCCCGCGCCGTCCGGGTGCCGGACGAAATCGGTTCCGAGCCCCTGCCCTCGCGCGGGAGCGTCACCGGCGTGTCGCCGGGGCTGGCCACGGGCGGCGAGGCGGAGGCCCGCCGGCGGCTGGCGGCGTGGCTGCGCCGCGGGATCGACGACTACGCGGACCGGCAGGACGACCTGGCCGGGGACGCCACCTCCCGTCTCTCGCCCCACCTGCACTTCGGCACCCTGTCCCCCGTGGAGCTCGTCCAGCGCGCACGCGAGGCGGGCGGCCCCGGCGGGGAGGCATTCACGCGCCAACTCGCCTGGCGTGATTTCCACCGTCAGGTCCTGGCCGCCCGCCCGGATGCGTCGACCGCCGACTACCGCCCCCGGCACGATCGCTGGCGGTCCGGCCCCACGGCACAGCGGGACCTCCGGGCGTGGCAGGAGGGCCGCACCGGCTATCCGCTGGTCGACGCGGCGATGCGGCAACTGCGCCAGGAGGGCTGGATGCACAACCGCGGACGGCTGCTGACGGCCGTCTTCCTCACCAAGACGCTGTACGTCGACTGGCGGGCGGGCGCCCGGCACTTCCTCGACCTGCTGGTCGACGGGGACATCGCCAACAACCAGCTCAACTGGCAGTGGGCGGCCGGGACCGGCACCGACACCCGGCCCAACCGGGTCCTCAACCCGGTCCTCCAGGCCCGCCGCTACGATCCGGCCGGCGCGTACGTCCGACGGTGGGTGCCGGAGCTGGCCCGCCTCGGCCCGCCGGCGGTGTTCGAACCGTGGCGGCTGCGGGGCACGGACCGGGCCGCGGTGGACTATCCCGATCCGATCGTCGGCCTCGCCGAGGGGCTGGCCCGCTTCAGGGAGGCACGCGCCCTCGACTGA
- a CDS encoding acyl-CoA dehydrogenase family protein: METAPHPLVTRARRLAEDLLAPQAQRVDQDGVPASHIDALRTSGLLGMSAPEAYGGAGAPDAVAREVQEILAGACCSTWFVQTQHHTPVRLLSRSEGSARERLLRPLATGATLAGIAYAHVRAFPRVLVRATARRGGWRFDGTVPWYTGWGLNDVMLLAGVGEDAEVVFAFADAREQPGLRPSPPMRLAALSAARTVSLELDGLWVPEDSVVLRVGQEEFARGDIPRSANTSPAVFGVAYAALRLLERTPEAERTAGALRVRLDEVRRRAYALADHPVPHEHVEEQLALRTRAYDLMRAATTAAIVAGGGRTMDLGSAAQRLAREGMFLLVQGQTAPVRQAHLASLGTVPPP; encoded by the coding sequence ATGGAGACAGCACCCCACCCTCTCGTCACCCGTGCCCGCCGGCTCGCGGAGGACCTCCTCGCCCCGCAGGCGCAACGCGTCGACCAGGACGGCGTGCCCGCGTCCCACATCGACGCGCTGCGGACCTCCGGGCTGCTCGGGATGAGCGCGCCCGAGGCGTACGGCGGGGCGGGGGCGCCCGACGCGGTCGCCCGGGAGGTCCAGGAGATCCTGGCCGGGGCATGCTGCTCGACGTGGTTCGTGCAGACCCAGCACCACACCCCGGTGCGCCTGCTGTCCCGGTCCGAGGGGTCCGCCCGGGAGCGCCTCCTGCGCCCGCTGGCGACCGGCGCGACGCTGGCCGGTATCGCCTACGCGCATGTCCGGGCCTTCCCCCGCGTCCTGGTGCGGGCCACCGCTCGGCGGGGCGGCTGGCGCTTCGACGGCACCGTGCCCTGGTACACGGGCTGGGGGCTGAACGACGTGATGCTGCTGGCGGGTGTCGGGGAGGACGCCGAGGTGGTGTTCGCGTTCGCCGACGCGCGCGAACAGCCCGGGCTGCGCCCGTCGCCGCCGATGCGGCTCGCGGCGCTGTCGGCCGCCCGGACGGTGTCCCTGGAGCTGGACGGCCTGTGGGTGCCCGAGGACTCCGTGGTCCTGCGCGTCGGGCAGGAGGAGTTCGCCCGCGGGGACATCCCGCGCAGCGCCAACACCTCCCCGGCCGTCTTCGGGGTGGCCTACGCCGCCCTGCGCCTGCTGGAGCGGACACCGGAGGCGGAGCGGACGGCGGGCGCCCTGCGGGTGCGGCTGGACGAGGTGCGCCGCCGGGCCTACGCCCTCGCCGACCACCCCGTGCCGCACGAGCACGTGGAGGAGCAGCTGGCGCTGCGCACGCGGGCGTACGACCTGATGCGCGCGGCGACGACCGCGGCGATCGTGGCCGGGGGCGGCCGCACGATGGACCTCGGCAGTGCCGCCCAGCGGCTCGCCCGGGAAGGCATGTTCCTTCTGGTGCAGGGGCAGACGGCACCGGTCCGGCAGGCCCATCTGGCCTCGCTGGGCACCGTCCCTCCGCCGTGA